A window of Ictalurus furcatus strain D&B chromosome 4, Billie_1.0, whole genome shotgun sequence genomic DNA:
ctcaaagaagaagaagaacgatGTGTTTCACTGACTGTCAGAGTAGTTCCTGAGAAAGCTGCCTTCCCACGACGAGAGGCAAAAGACCAATGCGATATTTGACAGCGTTTGATTTTACAGCGTTTCACACACAAGGAAAGAaaaccacaagaaaaaaaaaataatctagaAACACAAACGGTCGAGACGTAGACTCTCGGGTTCTCGACACTATTTCAACCGGACTCTGATATATTCCAGCGTCTCGTCGGCGTGCAGGTTCGAGAGCGTCTGGCTCTGGGCTGCGATTCGGTCGCTCGTCGCTCCGACGCCATCTTCGGTGATTGTCCTACAGCATATATAGTGACCATTTGTCAGAGCTATGCACGAGCTCAGAGCTATCAGAGCTTTCAGAGTGATTCACGAGCTGAGCTATGTACGGACTATCAGAGCTATGCGTGAGCTCAGAGCTATCACAGCTTCGCACCAGTCATGCTGGGTGCTGCCCTaccaaacaaaacataacaaaagtcAAATAAGAAGTCCGAAATCCACAGCTGAATGACGATGAGGTAGGTTCGTGACACGTCTAAAAGCTCACGAACGGTTAAAGGCCCAGTCCGAAGCGGTAAAGCCCGCCCGAGGCCGCAGACTGGACGAGATATGACGAGTAGCATTACACAGAAATACTGCACTCATTCTTGAGAACACCGCACGTTTACTGTACATCTCCTCATATTTAGCGACTGGTTCGAGGTATTTTCTGCTAGCGGAGTTGCTGGTCAGTGTAAACGCACACCGTGGGCACACGGCTCACGGGCGTCTTAAGTTCGAGTCGAAGCTCCGGCTCGTTTCGCAAGCCGTAACGTCTCCGTGACCGCaacgtcgtcgtcgtcgtcttctCAAGCCCAAACCTTGGGTTTATACGCGCTTTTAAATTGTGCAAAAACGGCCGCCGTTTTAGAAGCGGGTGTGTATAGTGTGACGTGACGGGATTTCAAATAACCAGAACCGTCTCTCTAATCGCGTTCACTAAATGTAGTCCTTAATTAAGGTTACTGTTTGAACTGAAAATGGATTCGGGTTGacggatttttttcttttattagatTAGTAAATATTTGTCAGTGTAAGGATATGCAGAAGCGCGTGTCCCAGAACTGTTGCTGTGGAATCGTGACACGTTTAAACTTGACGGACAGGGACGCGCCCCCTAGTGGACGTTAGTTTGAATCGTTCCCGAGTACATAAAGTATGCAGGCGAGCGTGCGAATAACGTCGCTCACGTTGCTGTGTTTCGCAAGCACACGCGTAGTTACGCTTCAGGTATAAAACCGGGTCTAACGCCCAACGACGAGGCAGCTGGTCATGAGGTTTTAGGCTCAGAGGAGAGTGATCGTATAGAGACACGACGAGGACCGGGCGAGAAAATcccctcttttaaaaaaaaaaaaaaaaaatcgaataaaATTCACTCGGCTAGAGTATTTCCTACGGCTCCTGAGGTAAAAGATATTATTGTAATATTCAACCGTTGCAGATTGCTCGGTgtgtaaaaatatgtaaaaagaGGGAGGAAAAACAAGACgaggaaaaaaatctatttgaaaaaataataataaaaaaatcagaagacaaacaaaatagcatttttttcccccctcctaaataaaaatcttcaaGTTCTGTAATGAACACCTGTCAGTTGATTTTTTGGCTGAATGCCCGGATTGTGTTTAGCGTTTTATTTAGCACAGTGTTTGTGAATGAGTAttttgtgcatgtctgtgtgtatgtacgtgtgtgtgtgtgtgtgtgtattaaatatGTCTGAACATGTATAGACAGCCAAGGCTGACAGGAAGTAAATGAGGTACTGGTTGTGTAACagtctgatttttttaaaacatccgTGCGAGGCGTGTTGCGGTCGTGCCTAGGCCTGGAGGAAGAGGCTGAAGCCTGGGCGGCAGAGGCCTCGTCCTCCGCTACGGTGAGCCGCTGGTGGACGGCTCGGCCGAGCTGGGACCTTTagaggaagaggaggtggaggaggacgGGCTGTGGCTGGGGAAGGTGAAGGTGGTGCTGGGCGTCACGGACGACATGCTGGCTGCAGAAGACGCAGCCACCGACGCAGGCTTCTGAGCAAACAGAGTTCCTGACAGGGAGAAAGGAGAGACAGTGAGGATTAAACCAGGAGATGAGAAGCACTATCAAGTTTCGCGTTTGTTGATGATGCGCGTTTCAagaagaggacgtgtgtgtgtgtgtgtgtgtgtgtgtgtggggtaggGTTGTGGAGGACACGGCTACTGAAACTGAAGTTATTAACTTGGATGCCTGACCCTGTGTGTGCTATACACACATATAACTGTGCTTCATCACTAGAGGGCAGTGTTTAGCTTCTGCTGATTCATATTATGACGGTTATACCTGAGAGCATGATCACAATTTGTCGTAAAAGTCGTATCCCCCCCCTCAATTTACTTTTCTCAGTGCTTGCAAGGTCACTGTGTGATGAAATATGCTTAACAGTTATGACTGTAACACGGTCTGACGCGGTTTATTATAATTTCTTTGTTACAGTATTATTAGAGGATACTTTTTTATTACGGTAAAAGGTGTAGAGATATGCCTGGACCAATTGTTGTCATCAAAAAATGGATTATTACCAAAATAAATGGACACCttcagggctgtgtgtgtgtgtgtgtgtgtgtgtgtgtgtcatgagaAGCAGAGACGTGTGCTGTGTGTACCTGAGTAGACGACGCCGTTCACCTCTACAGATACGCTGATGCTGGCGGACCCTGTGGAGGAAATGCTCAAGGCCAGGTCGTGCTTATCTTCTGCAGAAACAGAATTACAAACACAAGCTGTTTAAACCCACACCGTTACTCTTCATGTCGTTtgctcagtcagtcagtcactttCTCCACCTGTCATTAGGAAATTGGGCATTTCAAGGAAATGGATCCTCAAACCCAGCTCTAGGTGATACTCTGGTTCTGGTTGAACTCCAGGTTTGCACGGTTTCACGCTTTATGTACTCCTGAATCAGCAGAACTGAAACCGCTGCTGAAAACTCGCAGTGGGTGTTCAATCATGACTGTTCGATATAACACAACACATTACAACCCCTAACTGTGGACTCTACCGCCACCTAGAGGGAGCTTCAGTCTTTAACACTatatttaaccctttactgcatggtctTGCCATAAGGCAATTATTAATttttcctccctttttttttttatacgcaATAATACTAAACTAATTTTCCTATGTAACTTAAAAAAGGGagctttaaagtgcacctattgtgtattttcaaatattccctttcatgcagtgtgttatatatgtcgccgtttgtgaatgtaaatcgtctgcaaagtttcaaaaatcaaagcgcacgacaaacggagttatcgactcctaaaagaaggaatcgattctgaacagctgaatcgagtcgttagcgattccagactttacttcctgtactaacctacgtaggtttataacaataaaccccgcctctggtcttcatcggctgctcgctgacagacggagctgaaactcgttacggtagtgggcgtttcctttttgaaacacgctgacagcggtagaccaatcagaacagactgggacgtctgaccaatcagagcagagtatgctctctgaaaggaggagtttagaacgaatcatttagaacggatcattgaacgagtcgtttgtgacaccggggggaaaaaggtaatactgcagtttaaattatgagcacgttaaagtgttttttgtcctcggatgcgtgtaaatctattgtacgagaccgttaaaacaaaattaggcacgttacaaatccataataggtgcgctttaactctgacataacaacaataataatagtttacACTAATAGTTTTTCCTGAAgtaatttaaatcataaaaaaatccataaaaacttgtatttttttttttttaaatgcaaatgtaataattcatgcagtagagggttaaataTGTACTGCAATGTTTCCATAGATTTTAAACAGCACCGAAACCCCTCAACATAGAATATTACTTCATTCGGGATATCACTTTTCATCATCAATTTATAACTATTATAGTCATTGAAATTCTTAACATAACTttgatgtacaaaaaaaaaaaaaaacaacaacaactatgcatctatttattatttaccgTAATAATTATAACACTTCGGAGAGCTTTCTGTCAATTTACccataaaaaattaaatcagaaAGAAGATCATtttattagctttatttatATGTTGAAGGTTTGAACTAACCAccatttatttgtgtatatgaACAAGTAACCCCTGTATGCACTGGCCTATATAGCATATAGCAAGTATTTTACCTACACTGTAACTTAGTACCGCAAATGTTCATTATTCCTACCGCCTCACGCTGCTGTACTTCTCCATGCGTTATACCTGCTTAATAACTCCCTTTAAAAACCTTCCCCTTATAAAGATATAATCCTGCTGAGGAAATACAATACTGACCTCTTGGTGTCAGACCCATGCGCAGGTTCATGGGCATGTTGGATGCCATGGCTAGCAGGTTGTGTTGAAGTGCCTGCTGCATGAGTCTCTGCTGCTCCTCGGCTAGACGCGCCATCTTCCTTTCCGGCCCCTCGGAGACTCCGAGTCCTGTACCGGTCTCCAGCTTTTCCCTCAGCTGCTCCAGTGTGGCCGCCCGAGCCAGTCCTGCCACTTGCTGTGGCCCCAGGGCCAGAGCCATGGCCGGGGCGCGAGCCGCCAGCAGAGACGGGGCGGCGTCttctaaaagagagagagataaaaaaacagagacgtgattatgataaaaaataatatcacatgccctttttttttttttttttttttaggtctctGATCTTATTAAATGTGTTTCCGTCTTTCCTCAGTCCTCTTACCCAGAGCCTTGAGTGAGTTTACTGATGCCCCCTGCAGGCCGTTCAGTGCTGCTGCAGCTCCGGCACCCAAAGCAGCCAGGTGCATTTTGGGAGGAGAGAGAATGTGAGGGGCGGAGCTAGGGGAAGAGCTAAAGCGGAACAGACTGCTGCTGTAGCTGGGGCGACGCCCTTCTCGCCGGTTGCTGTCGATGGCGGCCTGGAGCTCACTGGGAGAGCTCAGGCTTTTGCGTGCACACTCGTACGGGTACAGGTACTTCATATACCTAATAAAAgataaagcaaacaaacacagggtCATTACAACGCCGATCGCTCAGCACTGCACTGAATAAACACCAGAGTTTGTACAGATCCATTACCTAGGACAGCTGATGAATGAGGGACTCATTGGTGAGATATTTTATGGTTTGGTGATTGATTAAATGTCACTTGTAAAATTGCCAGAATGATTTTCAGAGCCATTAAGTTCACTCTAAAATCCAGGGTTCAAGTTGTAATTTGAGAACTCGACTCAGTGGCCTGATTCACTGAGCTACTGAATTTGATTCACTGACTTTACTAACTCACTAATTCAACTTAACTCACTGGCCTCAATCAAATCACTGCCATGATTCAAATCAGCAGCTCCACTTTACTCCCggacctgtctcactctccaacCTGGCCCGTCTCACTCTCCAACCTGACCCGACTCACTGACCCGTCTCACTCTCCAACCTGACCCGTCTCACTGACCGGTCTCACTCTCCAACCTGACCCGATTCACTCTCCAACCTGACCCGACTCACTGACCCGTCTCACTCTCCAACCtgacctgtctcactctccaacCTGACCCGACTCACTGACCCGTCCCACTCTCCAACCTGACCCGTCCCACTCTCCAACCTGACCCGATTCACTCTCCAACCTGACCCGTCTCActaacctgtctcactctccaacCTGACCCGTCTCACTCTCCAACCTGACCCGACTCACTGACCCGTCTCACTCTCCAACCTGACCCGATTCACTCTCCAACCTGACCCGACTCACTGACCCGTCTCGCTCTCCAACCTGACCCAATTCACTCTCCAACCTGACCCGTCTCActaacctgtctcactctccgaCCTGACCCGACTCACTCTCCGACCTGACCCGTCTCACTCTCCAACCTGACCCGACTCACAGATCCGTCTCACTCTCCAACCTGACCAGACTCACagacctgtctcactctccaacCTGACCCGACTCACTGACCCGTCTCACTCTCCAACCTGACCCGACTCACtgacctgtctcactctccaacCTGACCCGACTCACTGGCCTATCTCACTCTCCAACcaaacctgtctcactctcctgggcttccagaacacctcagcagtgtcaCAGACTGATGGCCTCCATACCACGCCACAGTGATTcagtaatcatcgagattaaaacaacaacaacaaaaaaaaggcttgaaatatttcactttatatgtaatgaatctagaatatatgaaagttccactttttgaattaaattatggggaaaaaaaagaacttttccacgatactcaatttttttgagatgcacctgtacgtgcttttcctttttttcctgattctgctgtattacaGAGTGCTGCAGACCacctgaataaatgatgcagctctaactgtgctggtgtgtgtgtgtgtgtgtgtgtgtgtgtggatatcagAGTCGTGGTTTGTAGGTGTGAAGAAGGCTCCTGAGCTTTGAAGAGTTTTGCGTTATGTAGAGGTTAAATGTAGGACAGAGTCTAGTGCGAGACAAAACAGAGCACTGTACGTGGCAGGTCTTACACACATGCTCAGGGACGTTTCTAGAGTGCGTGTAGCTGAAATAAACGAGTCCACTGCGAAGCGTGAACACGAGGGCATCAGGTGCGCCGTTTAAGTGTTGCGTAATATTAATGCCGTCCAGTGTCCGGAGTTTTTGATGATCAGACttcaatttaaattaaaatttttcacTTTAGATGCAAATTAAGAATTGAATTCATCTGAACAGAACTGGGCtcattataatacacacacacacacacacacacacacacacacacacacacacacacatatatatatatatcagtacTTCGATCCTACGTCCAATGTGAACTCTGACCCTGATCAAATCAATAAATCCATCGTGTCAGAACAGCGCTCCGATAGCAGGACATTGTTGGAGGGAAATGAaaagaggagagtgagagaaggtGAGGCAATCTGAagctgtcgtgtgtgtgtgtgtgtgtgtgtgtgtgtgtgttttgttctcaCTGTGTACGGAGTGTAAAGGCGGCGCTGGTGATGGAGGTGGGTAAGTTGAGGCCCTTGGTGATCTCTCTCCAGATCTTCTTGTTGATGACCTCCACCAGGCCTCCTTTCTCCGTCACCAGCTTGTAGAGCATGTACAGGTCCAGCACCTGCTTGGCCATGATGGGGATCCGGTTCACCGGGGTTCCTGCACACATCCACACCACACACTTCAACATTCCTCAGTTACAGATCATAAAGTCCGGTGAGATCTCAGTAACGGGTTTCTGAGAAGTCTGTCTCCGTTAGAAAGCAGCGTAAGGAAAGCATGACAAGTCTCAACAGTTCCTTCTGGTTTTGTGCCTGAAATGTTGTCTCGTGTTTTGTCGAAATTTTGTCTCAAATATTGACGGAATTTTGTCTGGTATATTGTCGGAATGTGATCTCGTGTTTTGTCGGAATGTTGTCTCATGTATTAATGGAATTTTGTCTCGTGTTTTGATGGAATGTCGTCTCTTGTTTTGACGGAATGTTGTCTGGTATATTGTCGGAATGTGATCTCGTGTTTTGTCGGAATGTGATCTCGTGGTTTGTCGGAATGTCTCATGTATTAATGGAACTTTGTCTCGTATTTTGTCGGAATATTGTCTCgtgttttgtttgaattttgtcTCGcgttttgtttgaattttttctCGTATACTGTCGGAATTTTGTCTCGTGTTTTGACGGAATGTCGTCTCatgttttttcaaaattttgtCTCGAGTATTGACGGAATGTTGTCTGGTATATTGTCGGAATGTGATCTCGTGTTTTGTTGGAATGGTGTCTCATGTATTGATGGAATTTTGTCTCGTATTTTGTCGGAATATTGTCTGGTGTTTTGTCTGGTATATTGTCGGAACTCTGTCTGGTGTTTTGTTGGAATTTTGTCTCGTATATTGTCGGAATTTTGTCTCGAGTATTGACGGAATTTTGTCTGGTATATTGTCGGAATGTGATCTCGTGTTTTGTTGGAATGGTGTCTCATGTATTGATGGAATTTTGTCTCGTATTTTGTCTGAATTTTGTCTGGTGTTTTGTCTGGTATATTGTCGGAAGTCTGTCTGGTGTTTTGTCGGAATTTTGTCTCGTATATTGTCGGAATTTTGTCTCGTGTATTGTCGGAATTTTGTCTTGTATATTTGTCTGAATTTTGTCTCCTGTATTGATTAACTACAAAGGTTTAGAAAAGATAAATATATCATATCAGCTTATTTCTACTCCATGTCCTCATTCCATACACTTCACGTAATTCCTCTACACAtgagctgtgtgttttgtgtgttgagTAAAGCCTTTTAGTGCTCTATGTCCCCTGTTAAGTGGATTTCTAAAGCTCTGAGAGGGCGAAGAGCAGAAGATACATATTTAACCACGCCAGCCTGACCTTAAACACGACCTTCACAAACACAAGCGCAAACATACGCTAGCCTTTTGCTAGCAACACAGTGGTCTTGTCTAGGCCACATGGTGAGGGGGTTGGGTAGGAGTGGAGGTGAAAGGTAGaagctgcaacacacacacacacacacacacacacacacacacacacacactcccacctTCCCCACAAACATGCACAGAGCCACGGAATAAACAAGAAGTGAGTAGCTCCACTAATATCAGGGCCACAGGGAGGCAAcacatggagagacagagagctatAATGGGCATTATTTGAAGGATTGTgaatggtaaataaataaatacacacacacacacacacacacacgccctctctctctgtctttttaaGGCATGTAGGTGtggtcatttgtgtgtgtgtgtgtgtgtgtgtgtgtgtgtggtgtaatactaaatctaatctaatcccACAGCCCTTGGGTACGTCCCACCCTTACACAGATGAGCCATTAACGCCTCTCCAACAGCAGCGTGATCATCCGAGAAGCTTAGAGCCGACCTGACTAACGTCTTCACTTACTCACGGCTTTTATttaagtgtgtgcgtgtttattaatatttcctCATACTATATTGCTATTCTGAGTCATCAGATACAAGACAGGGCACATCACACAGTCTAGACAAAATGCTCAACCAAGCTACACGGGAAAAAACGTCCCTGTGAACGTCCTGTGAAAAGGTAAACAACTCGAACATCAAACAACGTGCCGACGGTGAGAAGCAACACTCTGGAAAGCGGTCCTAATTAAGCATCACTACAGCACGTACTACCTCACGCAGCAGATACACCAGTCTCTGCCAGACTAGACTTATACAAGTACTCATAAATACACCGGCATAATAAGCTCTATACATAGCACTATAGAGAGTAGGGAGAAATCTGGTATAACTGGTACACGACACCACGAATCACAATATCCAGACAATGCACCTGCAGAACATGCGAAaaggtgcaaataaataaataaataaataaataaataaataagaaaatctTAATTTTAAACATATCAGCATGAAGCGATGTGCCACATAATAGTATTGTGTGTAGGCTGGTCTAAatcactttattttttcttcttttgttaaaCAGATCTTTTCTTAGACGTACGGCTGAAACGCAGTATTTACTCATATTTAGTAATATAACGCATGTTTATTTACTTcacttacatttattaataataaacatgctaTATTGCAATGTTGAAAATCCTTTCTATTGATACCATTGATATCTGTATAGACTCAATTTGATTTTTAAACCCCGCCTCCTCCTCCGCATGTCTTCAGAGGACCGGGAAGTCTTTGTAGTAAGATTCATGTCTTTGCGTCCTCTGAAGAACGGTCGTgtcaaaaaatggtttaatagggaagaaaatgtgcaaaattaCTCTTATAACGCTACAGCACTcatctgtgcgtgtgtgtgtgtgtgtgtgtgtgtgtgtgtgttcatataaACACACGTGTGCCTAATGCTACGTTTTG
This region includes:
- the LOC128607023 gene encoding AT-rich interactive domain-containing protein 3B-like isoform X1, producing the protein MVDNSSSDKTQMESSLGGSVYPQGGAAGVKLEAVMEHLQRQQQARLEMERKERRLRDAHLMYAQQVAAQHAILAAARVSALGNSGKAQAHGVALDEVARGRDSGDDDDDVDAENDDEEEPMADEGSDEDEEDGPVSGLEFLRKQTLALQQSAMARQFTGYASGTAAATRIQTDDSSPVRVKEEPEDDLSPAGPQTATSPNGQADWGYDEHFKQNGSGVWGEESDSNRSRGEASRDFAKLYELDNDPNRKEFLDDLFTFMQKRGTPVNRIPIMAKQVLDLYMLYKLVTEKGGLVEVINKKIWREITKGLNLPTSITSAAFTLRTQYMKYLYPYECARKSLSSPSELQAAIDSNRREGRRPSYSSSLFRFSSSPSSAPHILSPPKMHLAALGAGAAAALNGLQGASVNSLKALEDAAPSLLAARAPAMALALGPQQVAGLARAATLEQLREKLETGTGLGVSEGPERKMARLAEEQQRLMQQALQHNLLAMASNMPMNLRMGLTPREDKHDLALSISSTGSASISVSVEVNGVVYSGTLFAQKPASVAASSAASMSSVTPSTTFTFPSHSPSSSTSSSSKGPSSAEPSTSGSP
- the LOC128607023 gene encoding AT-rich interactive domain-containing protein 3B-like isoform X2: MIYSVVSGPALEESSLGGSVYPQGGAAGVKLEAVMEHLQRQQQARLEMERKERRLRDAHLMYAQQVAAQHAILAAARVSALGNSGKAQAHGVALDEVARGRDSGDDDDDVDAENDDEEEPMADEGSDEDEEDGPVSGLEFLRKQTLALQQSAMARQFTGYASGTAAATRIQTDDSSPVRVKEEPEDDLSPAGPQTATSPNGQADWGYDEHFKQNGSGVWGEESDSNRSRGEASRDFAKLYELDNDPNRKEFLDDLFTFMQKRGTPVNRIPIMAKQVLDLYMLYKLVTEKGGLVEVINKKIWREITKGLNLPTSITSAAFTLRTQYMKYLYPYECARKSLSSPSELQAAIDSNRREGRRPSYSSSLFRFSSSPSSAPHILSPPKMHLAALGAGAAAALNGLQGASVNSLKALEDAAPSLLAARAPAMALALGPQQVAGLARAATLEQLREKLETGTGLGVSEGPERKMARLAEEQQRLMQQALQHNLLAMASNMPMNLRMGLTPREDKHDLALSISSTGSASISVSVEVNGVVYSGTLFAQKPASVAASSAASMSSVTPSTTFTFPSHSPSSSTSSSSKGPSSAEPSTSGSP